Proteins encoded in a region of the Teredinibacter purpureus genome:
- a CDS encoding CTP synthase: MTQYIFVTGGVVSSLGKGIASASLAAVLEARGLNVTILKLDPYINVDPGTMSPFQHGEVYVTEDGAETDLDLGHYERYIRTKMTKRNNFTTGRVYETVLRKERRGDYLGGTVQVIPHITDEIKRRILSGGEGYDIALVEIGGTVGDIESQPFLEAVRQLKVEMGVQRALLMHLTLVPYIATAGETKTKPTQHSVKELRSIGLQPDILLCRSEQEIDEDSRRKISLFTNVEERAVVPLADADSIYAIPKLLQGFNLDNIVLDKFGIDAPEADLKEWEHVLELENNATQEITVAMVGKYMDLLDAYKSLNEALKHAGIHAGADVKINYINAEDIEEQGTGILADADAILVPGGFGERGLEGKLMSVQYARENKVPYLGICLGMQCAVIEYARNVLMLDDANSTEFNPKSAHPVIGLITEWITSDGDTEKRDESSDLGGTMRLGAQECHLEKGSKVSSIYGKDLIVERHRHRYEVNNHFLDQLRQAGLHIGGWSADDTLVEVVELPDHPWFIACQFHPEFTSTPRDGHPLFLSYIKAAMAERD, encoded by the coding sequence ATGACTCAATATATATTTGTAACGGGCGGCGTTGTGTCGTCATTGGGGAAAGGTATTGCTTCGGCATCCTTGGCAGCAGTTTTAGAAGCGCGAGGCCTTAATGTCACTATTCTTAAACTAGACCCCTATATCAATGTTGATCCCGGCACTATGAGCCCTTTTCAGCATGGCGAGGTGTATGTCACGGAAGATGGCGCAGAAACTGATTTAGATCTTGGGCATTACGAGCGCTATATCCGCACAAAGATGACCAAGCGTAATAACTTTACTACCGGCCGTGTTTACGAAACGGTACTACGCAAAGAGCGCCGTGGAGATTATCTTGGCGGTACCGTGCAAGTTATTCCACATATTACAGATGAAATTAAACGTCGCATATTAAGCGGTGGCGAGGGCTATGATATAGCGCTCGTTGAAATTGGTGGCACCGTCGGTGATATCGAATCACAACCCTTTTTGGAGGCTGTTCGTCAGCTTAAAGTTGAAATGGGTGTTCAGCGCGCATTATTAATGCACCTGACACTAGTGCCTTATATTGCGACAGCTGGCGAGACAAAAACAAAGCCAACCCAACATTCGGTGAAAGAGCTTCGCTCTATTGGCCTTCAACCGGATATCCTTTTGTGCCGTTCAGAGCAAGAAATTGATGAAGATTCACGTCGTAAAATATCGTTGTTTACGAACGTTGAAGAGCGAGCCGTTGTACCGTTGGCCGATGCCGATTCAATCTATGCCATTCCGAAGTTATTGCAAGGTTTTAACCTCGATAATATTGTTCTCGATAAGTTTGGTATTGACGCGCCCGAAGCTGATTTGAAAGAGTGGGAGCACGTACTCGAATTAGAGAACAATGCTACCCAAGAAATTACGGTTGCGATGGTCGGCAAATATATGGATTTGCTGGACGCGTACAAATCCTTAAATGAAGCACTTAAGCATGCAGGTATACATGCCGGCGCTGACGTAAAAATTAACTACATCAATGCCGAAGATATAGAAGAGCAAGGCACCGGAATATTGGCCGATGCAGATGCTATATTGGTGCCAGGTGGTTTTGGTGAGCGTGGCTTAGAAGGTAAGTTAATGTCCGTGCAGTATGCGCGAGAAAATAAAGTGCCGTACCTCGGCATATGTTTGGGTATGCAATGTGCGGTTATTGAATATGCCCGCAATGTATTAATGCTCGACGACGCCAATAGCACCGAATTTAATCCAAAATCAGCGCACCCCGTGATTGGTCTAATTACAGAATGGATCACCTCCGATGGCGACACAGAAAAGCGAGACGAAAGTTCTGATTTAGGCGGCACTATGCGTTTGGGTGCACAAGAATGCCACCTTGAGAAGGGCTCAAAAGTCTCGTCTATTTACGGAAAAGATTTAATTGTTGAGCGCCATCGCCACCGTTATGAAGTGAATAACCACTTTTTGGATCAATTGAGACAAGCCGGATTGCATATTGGTGGGTGGTCGGCCGACGACACCCTCGTTGAAGTGGTTGAGCTACCTGACCACCCTTGGTTTATTGCGTGTCAGTTTCATCCAGAATTTACCTCTACTCCGCGTGATGGACATCCCTTATTTTTAAGTTACATCAAAGCTGCAATGGCAGAGCGCGATTAA
- the mobA gene encoding molybdenum cofactor guanylyltransferase, whose translation MTSSFSTIPPVAALILAGGENRRMNGKAKILLPLGQHTLLQRLLNSLQPQVRAIALSYNDPLPAHLIAEHFSHERPVLKDNGETREGPLAGIQKGLEWLKPLPACEWLLTVPGDTPFLPDNLVTRLFDSTVNTPISKAHYICWQGRDHFLTGLWHASTLPVLTQYLASGQRSAKGFLASLNSTRVCLTTDAVVASPTLKEHLFFNINTPNDHAKAKAIALEQRSQ comes from the coding sequence ATGACATCTTCATTTTCTACTATACCGCCAGTAGCCGCACTCATTCTAGCCGGTGGAGAAAACCGTCGTATGAACGGTAAAGCTAAAATATTGTTGCCTCTAGGGCAACACACGCTCCTGCAAAGACTCCTTAACTCGTTACAACCTCAGGTGCGAGCTATTGCCCTCAGCTATAACGACCCATTACCCGCACACCTAATAGCAGAGCACTTCAGCCATGAGCGCCCAGTACTCAAAGATAATGGCGAAACGCGCGAAGGCCCCTTGGCAGGTATACAAAAAGGGCTCGAATGGCTAAAACCGCTACCAGCCTGCGAATGGCTGTTAACCGTACCTGGCGACACCCCCTTTCTGCCCGACAACCTAGTGACACGACTATTTGACAGTACCGTAAACACACCTATTAGTAAGGCACACTATATATGCTGGCAAGGCCGAGACCATTTTTTAACCGGCCTATGGCATGCATCAACACTCCCTGTACTTACCCAGTATTTGGCATCTGGCCAACGCTCAGCAAAAGGCTTTCTGGCTTCGTTAAATTCAACACGCGTGTGCCTCACTACGGACGCTGTTGTTGCATCACCAACGTTGAAAGAACACCTGTTTTTTAACATAAACACACCCAACGACCACGCTAAAGCAAAAGCCATTGCACTAGAACAACGCTCCCAATGA
- a CDS encoding amino acid aminotransferase, translating into MFDSLSTLPPDPILGLISKFNADPREDKVDLGVGVYRNAQGRTPILDCVKQAETQLLNTEDTKAYIGPLGNAVFNQQMAELVLGDSHAELDRLALVQTPGGCGALRVAAELIKRASRTSSIWVSDPTWGNHVPLLGDAGVPIKQYPYYDFSTHTIRFEEMLACLEKVPANDLVLLHGCCHNPSGADLTREQWQAVADVAQRRGFVPFIDMAYQGFGEGVAEDAYGIRLMCEQLPEVLLALSCSKNFGLYRERVGAVAVLGASKAITTSHIASIVRGIYSMPPSHGAAIVANILSNDALRQVWFAEVDEMRNRIKAMRDQFVAAINNRGAEGRFDHIARQQGMFSFLGLGEREVAELADAYGVYMVGTSRISLAGLNHQNRDKFCDALMRVI; encoded by the coding sequence ATGTTCGATTCTCTTTCCACTCTTCCTCCGGACCCTATATTGGGCCTTATAAGTAAATTTAACGCTGACCCCAGAGAAGACAAAGTCGATTTGGGTGTTGGTGTTTATCGAAATGCTCAGGGCAGAACGCCCATTCTTGACTGTGTGAAACAAGCGGAAACACAGCTACTAAATACTGAAGACACGAAGGCGTATATAGGCCCTCTCGGTAATGCGGTGTTTAATCAACAGATGGCGGAGCTTGTCTTGGGTGATTCCCATGCTGAACTTGATCGTTTAGCGTTGGTTCAAACGCCTGGCGGTTGTGGTGCGTTGCGCGTTGCGGCCGAGCTTATAAAGCGTGCTAGCCGCACCAGTAGTATTTGGGTGAGCGACCCCACCTGGGGCAACCATGTGCCCTTACTCGGGGACGCAGGAGTGCCGATAAAACAGTACCCTTATTACGACTTCTCGACACATACGATACGATTTGAAGAAATGCTGGCATGCCTTGAAAAAGTTCCTGCGAACGATTTGGTGTTGCTGCATGGTTGTTGTCACAATCCGAGTGGTGCTGATTTAACGCGTGAGCAGTGGCAAGCCGTTGCAGATGTGGCTCAGAGGCGTGGGTTTGTTCCGTTTATCGATATGGCGTACCAAGGCTTTGGTGAAGGTGTAGCAGAAGATGCCTATGGTATTCGATTGATGTGTGAACAATTACCCGAGGTGTTGTTAGCACTCTCGTGTTCAAAAAACTTTGGTTTATACCGTGAGCGAGTAGGTGCAGTAGCCGTATTAGGTGCGAGTAAGGCGATCACAACTTCTCATATCGCGAGTATTGTTCGGGGTATTTACTCTATGCCGCCGTCACACGGCGCGGCGATTGTGGCGAATATTTTATCGAATGACGCCTTACGGCAAGTATGGTTTGCGGAAGTTGATGAAATGCGTAATCGAATTAAAGCTATGCGTGATCAATTCGTGGCGGCGATTAACAATCGAGGTGCCGAAGGTCGATTTGATCATATTGCTCGTCAGCAGGGAATGTTCTCCTTTTTAGGATTGGGTGAGCGCGAAGTAGCCGAGCTGGCCGATGCTTATGGTGTTTATATGGTGGGAACAAGCCGGATTAGTTTGGCGGGCCTCAACCACCAAAATAGGGATAAATTTTGTGATGCGCTAATGCGCGTCATATAA
- a CDS encoding Lrp/AsnC family transcriptional regulator: MTSVELDNYDIKILKSLQANADISMAELGEAVGLSHTPCWRRVKRLEETGYIQNRVTLLNAEHLNLSVVIHAYITIKSHDEESLLAFENAVHTLNEVVECYSITGDKDYLVKVIVASVDQYEQLLKSKLVHLPNVASVNSVFALKQIKYTTQLPL, encoded by the coding sequence ATGACCTCTGTCGAACTCGATAATTACGACATCAAAATACTAAAAAGCCTACAAGCCAATGCCGACATTTCGATGGCCGAACTGGGCGAGGCAGTAGGGCTCTCTCACACGCCTTGCTGGCGAAGGGTAAAACGGCTAGAAGAAACCGGCTATATCCAAAACCGCGTAACGCTGCTCAATGCAGAGCACTTAAATCTGAGTGTTGTTATTCACGCCTACATCACAATTAAAAGTCACGATGAAGAATCACTACTTGCTTTCGAAAACGCCGTACATACTCTTAACGAGGTCGTAGAATGCTATTCCATTACAGGGGATAAAGACTACCTAGTGAAAGTCATTGTCGCGAGCGTCGATCAATACGAACAACTACTAAAGAGCAAGCTAGTGCACTTACCCAATGTAGCCTCAGTGAACTCTGTATTTGCGTTGAAACAGATTAAATACACCACTCAGCTACCGCTCTAA
- a CDS encoding S9 family peptidase, which yields MPYPTPKTLSHGSWPSAISADCVAGKTPRLSEPCLNNNRLFWLESLAEEKGRTAIMMANLSGPEVEAPTCILPRPLSAKSRVHEYGGGSYCIDGDNLYFVLGEDQQVYHAYMGQPTFTPTCLTRTPTAPDNPSLHANPDRRFADITLDSQGQQLIAVCEQHYSDASQEPLTQLVSISLSQEPPIEMDVSVIAYGDDFYANPTLSPCGEYLSWLSWNHPNMPWDATELWLDKRALNGKFNKNYANHVAGNGQESLFQPRFAPNGDLFFVSDTNNWWNLYRIPYHSLLEKNVKPLPVTQETAECATPQWTFRMSTYDFLNEREILLTLTRNGSWSLALLTLNNNTITPIDAASSLSVITGISCDTRSANTTGVFVGASPTAMPSIYCLQDKKLHAITASGLTLSKKDISIPTAIEFPTGENHKAKAYGFYYPPTNAHFKNDNGVPPCIVICHGGPTGATENALNLKIQYWTNRGFSVVDVNYRGSTGYGRTFRRSLHQKWGVYDVEDVCSAANYAVSQGWANPNQLIIKGSSAGGYTVLAALTFSQTFNAGVSLYGIGDLETLVRDTHKFEARYLDSLIGDYTTHKQRYLDRSPIHFVNNISCPLLVFQGLEDKVVPPNQAETMVAAVKKKGLQVNYVTFENEGHGFRQAHNIKTMLDEELAFYKDIFNLKH from the coding sequence ATGCCCTACCCTACCCCAAAGACACTCTCGCACGGCTCATGGCCATCTGCTATTTCTGCTGATTGTGTCGCCGGCAAAACGCCACGCCTAAGCGAGCCGTGCCTCAATAATAATCGACTCTTTTGGTTAGAGTCTCTCGCGGAAGAAAAAGGCCGTACAGCTATAATGATGGCCAACCTAAGCGGCCCAGAGGTAGAAGCGCCTACTTGCATATTGCCACGGCCCCTTAGCGCAAAATCTAGAGTGCATGAGTATGGCGGAGGCAGTTATTGCATTGACGGCGACAATCTCTATTTTGTACTTGGCGAGGACCAACAGGTTTATCACGCCTATATGGGCCAACCGACGTTCACCCCCACGTGCTTAACACGTACTCCCACAGCACCCGATAACCCCTCTCTACACGCGAACCCCGATCGACGCTTTGCCGATATAACGCTCGACTCGCAAGGGCAACAACTCATAGCCGTTTGTGAACAGCACTATAGCGACGCGTCACAAGAGCCGCTAACGCAGCTCGTCTCCATATCACTCAGCCAAGAACCCCCTATCGAGATGGACGTTAGTGTTATTGCCTACGGTGACGATTTTTACGCCAACCCAACACTATCGCCCTGCGGTGAATACTTAAGCTGGCTATCGTGGAACCATCCCAACATGCCGTGGGATGCGACGGAACTATGGCTCGATAAACGCGCGCTTAACGGTAAATTTAACAAAAACTACGCCAATCACGTGGCCGGTAATGGCCAGGAAAGCCTATTTCAGCCTCGCTTCGCACCCAACGGCGATTTATTCTTCGTCTCCGATACCAATAACTGGTGGAACCTATACCGCATCCCTTACCACAGCCTACTTGAGAAAAACGTCAAACCACTTCCTGTAACGCAAGAAACGGCCGAATGCGCCACACCTCAGTGGACCTTTCGCATGTCCACCTACGATTTTTTAAATGAGCGTGAAATCCTCCTAACCCTCACACGAAACGGCAGCTGGTCCCTCGCGCTTTTAACCCTCAATAACAACACAATAACCCCTATAGACGCAGCCTCATCATTAAGCGTTATTACCGGCATAAGTTGCGATACACGTTCAGCAAACACCACGGGCGTATTCGTAGGCGCCTCGCCTACCGCTATGCCCAGTATTTATTGCTTACAGGATAAAAAACTCCACGCCATTACCGCGAGCGGTTTAACTCTAAGTAAAAAGGATATATCAATACCCACCGCCATTGAGTTCCCAACGGGAGAAAACCACAAAGCCAAAGCCTATGGGTTTTATTACCCCCCTACAAATGCACATTTTAAAAACGACAACGGCGTCCCTCCCTGTATTGTTATTTGCCATGGAGGCCCAACCGGCGCTACCGAAAACGCACTTAATTTAAAAATACAATATTGGACAAACCGAGGCTTTTCAGTTGTTGATGTAAACTACCGCGGCAGCACCGGCTATGGCCGAACGTTTAGGCGCTCTCTACACCAAAAATGGGGTGTTTATGATGTAGAAGATGTATGTTCTGCGGCCAACTACGCTGTATCCCAAGGATGGGCCAACCCTAATCAACTGATCATTAAGGGCAGTAGCGCGGGCGGCTATACCGTACTTGCCGCACTCACCTTTAGCCAAACCTTTAATGCTGGGGTAAGCCTTTATGGTATTGGCGATTTAGAAACTCTCGTGCGCGATACACACAAATTTGAAGCTCGCTATCTAGATTCGTTAATCGGCGACTACACCACACACAAACAACGCTACCTAGACCGTTCACCCATTCATTTTGTTAACAACATCAGCTGTCCTTTACTGGTCTTTCAAGGCCTAGAAGACAAAGTTGTGCCACCCAACCAAGCCGAGACCATGGTAGCTGCAGTAAAAAAGAAAGGCCTACAAGTAAATTACGTTACATTTGAAAATGAAGGGCATGGTTTCAGGCAGGCGCATAATATTAAAACGATGCTAGACGAAGAGCTGGCATTTTATAAAGATATTTTTAATTTAAAACACTAA
- the greB gene encoding transcription elongation factor GreB, translating to MRTPLITQQGYKNLEIELDELWRTERPDVTKKVAWAASLGDRSENADYQYNKKRLREIDRRVRYLRKCLENLKVVEYSPQQEGKVFFGAWVSIENDGGNTLNFRIVGYDEIFGRNDYISIDSPMARALLKKEVDDEAIVTTEAGAVTWYINAIKYDP from the coding sequence GTGCGCACCCCCCTTATCACACAACAAGGTTACAAAAACCTAGAAATAGAACTCGATGAGCTTTGGCGCACGGAGAGGCCCGACGTAACAAAAAAAGTCGCATGGGCAGCGAGCCTGGGTGATAGAAGCGAGAATGCTGACTACCAATACAATAAAAAGCGACTGAGAGAAATAGACCGCCGCGTGCGCTATTTACGAAAATGCTTAGAGAACCTGAAGGTTGTTGAGTATAGCCCGCAACAGGAAGGCAAGGTTTTTTTTGGTGCTTGGGTGTCAATAGAAAACGATGGGGGCAACACGCTCAATTTTCGCATTGTCGGTTATGACGAAATTTTTGGGCGAAATGATTATATTTCAATTGATTCGCCAATGGCGAGAGCGCTATTAAAAAAAGAAGTGGATGATGAAGCAATTGTCACTACCGAAGCGGGAGCCGTTACCTGGTATATTAATGCTATAAAATACGATCCATAA
- the tilS gene encoding tRNA lysidine(34) synthetase TilS gives MSSVFQALHYRSEQLAGARRVWVAYSGGLDSTVLLHQLVELGLKNLVAVHVNHQLSSRAQGWSKHCVEQAKSWGVRCEVHTVVVASAGEGLESAAREARFNIFNRLVEASDILLTGHHANDQAETLVFRLMRGAGLKGMSGMPPQRVLNEPLGAGLLLRPLLNVTREALAAYAADQQLSWVEDHSNADTRFDRNFLRQEVLPLIEQRWPKAVKRIASSAQLLQQSHALLDDYLSEDLKQCLPVSERVGHSLDLTVLSGFSLVKQNHLLRYWLDSLNVRLPTQAQLSEIHKVVMAADDAFPQVSWGRETHQYCDGCSVHRFRQRLYIVPRLPVGERTEVIVTWDGVGECTLNDGFVLGAIPSETGFGLPAGRYQIQTRQGGERCRPEQRARSQTLKKLLQEFELEPWLRDRVPLIYRDETLVAVGDLWVCQGVAVEGGAALSWAFKPAS, from the coding sequence ATGTCTTCAGTTTTTCAAGCACTTCATTATCGAAGCGAGCAACTCGCTGGCGCTCGACGCGTATGGGTTGCGTATAGCGGTGGCTTAGATTCAACAGTGCTGCTACATCAGTTAGTGGAGTTAGGGTTGAAAAACCTTGTCGCGGTTCACGTTAACCATCAGTTGTCCTCTCGTGCGCAGGGCTGGAGCAAGCATTGCGTTGAGCAGGCAAAAAGTTGGGGTGTTAGGTGCGAGGTCCATACGGTGGTCGTGGCGTCTGCGGGAGAGGGGCTTGAGTCGGCCGCTCGGGAGGCTCGGTTCAATATTTTTAATCGACTAGTAGAAGCATCCGATATTTTACTAACGGGACACCATGCCAATGATCAGGCGGAAACACTCGTCTTTCGATTGATGCGTGGCGCTGGATTAAAGGGGATGTCAGGCATGCCGCCACAGCGCGTATTAAATGAGCCGTTGGGGGCGGGGCTGTTGTTACGGCCATTATTAAACGTCACTCGCGAAGCGCTCGCCGCTTATGCGGCGGATCAACAGTTATCGTGGGTTGAAGATCACAGCAATGCTGATACCCGGTTCGATCGAAATTTTTTACGCCAAGAGGTGTTACCCCTCATCGAGCAACGCTGGCCGAAAGCGGTCAAGCGCATTGCCTCTAGCGCACAGTTGTTACAGCAAAGCCATGCGCTATTAGACGATTACTTGTCTGAAGATTTAAAACAGTGTTTACCCGTAAGTGAGCGTGTTGGCCATAGCCTTGACCTCACCGTTTTATCGGGGTTTTCATTAGTAAAGCAAAATCACTTACTGCGTTATTGGCTTGACTCATTGAATGTTCGCCTTCCTACGCAGGCGCAACTCAGCGAAATTCATAAGGTGGTGATGGCTGCAGATGATGCCTTTCCGCAGGTGAGTTGGGGGCGTGAGACTCATCAGTATTGTGATGGTTGCAGTGTGCACCGTTTTCGTCAGCGGTTATACATTGTGCCGCGACTGCCGGTAGGGGAGCGCACGGAAGTCATTGTGACATGGGATGGCGTTGGCGAATGCACGTTGAATGACGGGTTCGTGCTAGGCGCCATTCCATCTGAAACGGGTTTTGGGCTGCCTGCAGGGCGGTACCAGATTCAAACGCGCCAAGGTGGCGAGCGTTGCCGCCCCGAGCAGCGAGCCCGGTCGCAAACATTAAAGAAACTACTTCAGGAGTTTGAGTTGGAGCCTTGGCTGCGAGATAGGGTGCCATTGATCTATCGTGACGAAACCTTGGTGGCAGTAGGTGATTTATGGGTCTGTCAGGGGGTTGCCGTAGAAGGTGGCGCCGCATTGAGTTGGGCATTCAAACCCGCCAGCTAG
- a CDS encoding diacylglycerol kinase produces MIQKNRGFTRIVKATVYSYKGILAACRNEAAFRQELVLAVVLIPVALWLNLTTLERVVLIFSVIVVLIVELLNSAIESVVDRVGYEHHELAGRAKDMGSAAVLLALTLLVFVWVSVIAF; encoded by the coding sequence ATGATCCAGAAAAATCGTGGATTTACCCGTATTGTTAAAGCCACTGTTTATTCTTACAAGGGTATTCTAGCGGCGTGTCGAAATGAGGCTGCCTTTCGACAAGAGCTTGTGCTCGCGGTTGTACTTATTCCGGTCGCGTTGTGGTTGAACCTTACTACATTGGAACGTGTGGTCTTAATCTTCTCCGTTATAGTGGTGTTAATAGTGGAGTTACTCAATAGTGCTATTGAGTCTGTAGTTGATCGCGTGGGTTATGAACATCATGAGCTTGCTGGGCGCGCGAAAGATATGGGGTCAGCGGCTGTACTTCTGGCTTTGACGCTTCTTGTGTTTGTTTGGGTCAGTGTTATTGCCTTCTAG
- a CDS encoding HD-GYP domain-containing protein codes for MSKIVKMHVGELRVGMFVSKLDKDWLDTPFIMQGFLLEVQDDIDIVSEYCESVWVDTDYKETKLSANSSGDGTASHAKPSNDAFAPEVSIQDEHRKAYKAFRQARSLTKTLLDDIRLGGALDGAQARDMVNDCVQSVIRHPDALLWMAKIRDEREYTAEHCLNVCILAIAFGRQLGFDEAELHNLGMCGLLHDVGKMRVPEEIVDKPASLTPKEMRLMKAHTVHGRNLLLASSNIYNGAIDVAYSHHERIDGQGYPRKLPGHGISRFSRIIAIVDAYDAMTADRCYSRAKTSTEALKIIYNEKGKHFDEALALKFIETIGLYPAGSLVELYSGEVGIVVESNPRLRHLPRVILLLDEEKQVREKETIKDLAYIETGEMPRKFLIKQVWRDGSFGIRLREYQKKGLILKH; via the coding sequence ATGTCGAAGATCGTCAAAATGCATGTAGGTGAACTGCGGGTTGGGATGTTTGTATCCAAATTAGATAAAGACTGGTTGGATACCCCCTTCATAATGCAGGGCTTTCTACTCGAAGTGCAGGACGATATTGATATCGTATCGGAATATTGTGAGAGTGTGTGGGTCGATACGGATTACAAAGAAACAAAATTAAGTGCCAATAGTTCTGGAGATGGCACCGCCTCGCACGCAAAACCCTCAAACGATGCCTTTGCGCCGGAAGTATCTATTCAAGATGAGCATCGAAAGGCGTACAAGGCATTTCGGCAAGCCCGCTCTCTCACCAAAACACTGTTGGATGACATTCGTTTGGGTGGAGCGTTAGATGGTGCTCAAGCCCGAGACATGGTTAATGACTGCGTCCAATCGGTTATTCGGCACCCAGACGCGCTTTTGTGGATGGCAAAAATTAGAGATGAGCGAGAATATACGGCTGAGCACTGTTTAAATGTCTGTATTCTCGCCATCGCGTTTGGGCGACAGCTGGGTTTCGACGAAGCAGAGCTGCACAATTTGGGCATGTGTGGATTACTGCACGACGTAGGTAAAATGCGGGTGCCGGAAGAAATTGTAGATAAGCCCGCAAGCCTCACGCCTAAAGAAATGCGTTTAATGAAAGCGCACACGGTACATGGGCGTAACCTATTGCTGGCGAGTTCCAATATATACAATGGCGCCATTGATGTTGCGTATAGCCATCACGAACGTATCGACGGGCAAGGTTATCCCCGTAAATTACCGGGGCATGGTATTTCTCGGTTTTCGCGTATTATCGCCATCGTAGATGCTTACGACGCCATGACTGCTGATCGTTGTTACTCACGCGCAAAAACGTCAACTGAAGCCCTTAAAATAATCTACAACGAAAAAGGTAAGCATTTCGACGAAGCGCTAGCATTGAAGTTTATTGAGACCATTGGCCTTTATCCCGCAGGAAGTTTGGTTGAACTATACAGCGGTGAAGTGGGAATAGTTGTGGAATCTAATCCGAGATTACGCCATTTGCCTCGCGTGATATTGTTGCTCGATGAAGAAAAACAAGTGCGTGAAAAAGAAACAATTAAAGATTTAGCGTATATAGAAACTGGCGAAATGCCACGTAAATTTTTAATCAAGCAAGTTTGGCGTGATGGTAGTTTTGGAATACGTTTGCGGGAATATCAGAAGAAAGGATTGATTCTAAAACACTAG
- the pdxH gene encoding pyridoxamine 5'-phosphate oxidase — MKLEDIRREYLAGGLRRDNLQDNPITQFKLWLDQAIEAHIPDPTAFTLATVSSEGKPSQRIVLLKHLDERGFVFFTNYASQKSQQIEVNRNVCLHFPWHGMERQVEVEGVAARIPLKESLAYFLSRPRDSQIAAWSSRQSHPISSRKMLLMQFESMKAKFAEGEVPLPDFWGGYRIVPSAFEFWQGGGSRLHDRFQYVKSAEQRWAIERVAP; from the coding sequence ATGAAACTAGAAGACATTCGTCGAGAATACCTCGCTGGCGGTTTACGCCGAGATAACCTACAAGATAACCCTATCACGCAATTTAAACTGTGGTTGGATCAAGCCATTGAAGCACACATTCCAGATCCCACTGCGTTTACTTTGGCTACAGTGTCCAGCGAAGGGAAACCAAGCCAGCGCATTGTGTTGTTGAAGCATCTGGATGAACGAGGGTTCGTTTTTTTTACGAATTATGCGAGTCAAAAATCCCAACAAATTGAGGTGAACCGCAATGTCTGTTTGCATTTTCCATGGCACGGAATGGAGCGTCAAGTAGAGGTGGAAGGCGTTGCAGCGCGAATACCGCTAAAAGAGTCGCTCGCGTATTTTCTTTCTCGGCCACGTGATAGCCAAATAGCGGCTTGGAGTTCTCGGCAAAGCCATCCAATAAGCTCACGTAAAATGTTACTGATGCAATTTGAATCGATGAAAGCTAAGTTTGCAGAAGGAGAGGTGCCTCTACCGGATTTCTGGGGGGGGTACCGTATTGTTCCGAGCGCGTTTGAATTTTGGCAAGGGGGAGGCAGTCGTTTACATGATCGTTTTCAATACGTTAAAAGCGCTGAGCAACGTTGGGCGATTGAGCGCGTGGCTCCGTAG